A genomic region of Peptoniphilus sp. ING2-D1G contains the following coding sequences:
- the tpiA gene encoding Triose-phosphate isomerase (D-glyceraldehyde 3-phosphate <=> glycerone phosphate; High confidence in function and specificity), translating into MRKSLIAGNWKMNMTRSETSEMLKNLLSITLSNDVEKIIFPPYTSIDRAVDILKSTDIQVGAQNLSEFSEGAYTGEISAKMLVDLKVTHVIVGHSERRRIFAEDDKKINSKVKMALEEGLKVILCLGEPQEIRDKQEQNTFVKEQLQKSLENVQINFEDLIIAYEPIWAIGTGNTCDPDVAEEMCKFIRNNIEELSDKNTANKMRILYGGSVKPDNIKEIMNKENIDGALVGGASLNSEDFSKIINFEVEI; encoded by the coding sequence ATGAGAAAATCATTAATTGCAGGCAACTGGAAGATGAATATGACGAGATCTGAAACTTCTGAAATGCTAAAAAATCTCCTATCCATCACACTTTCAAATGATGTGGAAAAAATAATTTTTCCACCCTATACCTCCATTGACAGAGCGGTGGATATTTTAAAATCCACCGACATACAAGTGGGCGCGCAAAATCTTTCGGAATTTAGCGAGGGTGCCTATACCGGAGAAATTTCCGCAAAAATGCTTGTGGATTTAAAAGTCACTCATGTCATAGTCGGACACTCTGAAAGGAGAAGGATTTTTGCAGAAGATGATAAAAAAATAAACAGTAAGGTAAAAATGGCTTTGGAAGAGGGTTTAAAGGTTATATTATGCCTTGGAGAACCGCAAGAGATAAGGGATAAACAGGAACAAAACACCTTTGTAAAAGAACAGCTTCAAAAATCTTTAGAAAATGTACAGATAAATTTTGAAGATTTGATTATTGCTTATGAGCCGATTTGGGCAATAGGTACCGGCAATACATGCGATCCCGATGTTGCTGAAGAAATGTGTAAATTCATCAGGAATAACATTGAAGAACTTTCAGACAAAAATACTGCCAATAAAATGAGAATACTTTACGGGGGTTCAGTAAAACCCGATAATATAAAGGAAATAATGAATAAAGAAAATATAGATGGAGCTCTTGTGGGAGGTGCTTCACTTAAC